The following proteins come from a genomic window of Halorussus halophilus:
- a CDS encoding aldo/keto reductase — MTHVPSPGLGTSGNDDPDQCTESVATALELGYRHLDTAQMYENEDAVGDGIAESDVPREDVFLATKVLPENLAPEDVLRTADESLDRLGVEQVDLFYVHWPMKAYDAEETLPAFDELREDGVTKNVGVSNFTVELLEEADEILDSPIVANQVEMHPLLPQDDLLDYCRAHDITVVAYAPLMRGDASDVDELVDLAEQYDTTPEAISLAWLDAREGVVPIPKATGEEHLRANLSPPELTDDELAQIDAIDREERLVDPDDAAWN; from the coding sequence ATGACTCACGTCCCGAGTCCGGGTCTCGGAACCTCCGGCAACGACGACCCAGACCAGTGTACCGAGAGCGTCGCGACCGCGCTCGAACTGGGGTATCGACACCTCGACACGGCCCAGATGTACGAAAACGAGGACGCAGTCGGCGACGGCATCGCCGAGAGCGACGTCCCCCGCGAGGACGTGTTCCTCGCTACGAAGGTCCTGCCCGAAAATCTCGCCCCCGAGGACGTGTTGAGGACGGCCGACGAGAGCCTCGACCGACTCGGCGTCGAGCAGGTAGACCTCTTCTACGTCCACTGGCCGATGAAGGCCTACGACGCCGAGGAGACGCTCCCTGCGTTCGACGAACTCCGAGAAGACGGCGTCACCAAGAACGTCGGCGTGAGCAACTTCACCGTCGAACTGCTGGAAGAAGCCGACGAAATTCTGGATTCACCTATCGTCGCCAACCAAGTCGAGATGCATCCACTGCTCCCGCAAGACGACTTGCTCGACTACTGCCGAGCGCACGACATCACAGTCGTCGCGTACGCGCCACTGATGCGAGGTGACGCGAGCGACGTAGACGAACTCGTAGACCTCGCCGAGCAGTACGACACCACGCCAGAGGCGATTAGCTTAGCGTGGCTGGACGCTCGTGAGGGCGTCGTCCCCATCCCGAAAGCGACTGGCGAGGAGCATCTCCGGGCGAACCTCTCTCCCCCCGAACTGACCGACGACGAACTGGCGCAAATCGACGCCATCGACCGAGAAGAGAGACTCGTGGACCCCGACGACGCGGCGTGGAACTAG
- a CDS encoding MFS transporter produces the protein MSDRLPSSPVLKYYLYQATISFGFFSPIFTLFLLSRDLNYTQISTLSMLYAVLTVAGEIPTGYVGDRIGRRNSLLASSAFMTLSILGFVVVQSYLGLAVLYVLWTLSLVFRSGSGDAWLYDTLEAELDEGRFAYVRGRGGSVNSAVTVVTMLAGGVLYSVEPTLPFLASGVLNGAGVLVLLTLPKNRQYSENGDGVEGAHDSEDTFTILEALPVLRRQLARPPLRSFVVYAALFFGVVAAVNTYVQPISTRTLGVPEASMGVLYAAFTAVSAVTSYYAGAVQDRFGVRGAMLVVPVLVGVFLLAPLLWPLLAFPAFFVLRGSSTLLRPIVSQFINDNAESVGRATVLSAASMLYALVKLPFYLLGGVVADAYSALFAVGVVGTVFLVGIVVVRVVSSPVAVGDRETTAD, from the coding sequence GTGTCTGACCGTCTCCCCTCTTCGCCCGTCCTAAAGTACTATCTCTATCAGGCCACGATTTCGTTCGGCTTCTTCTCGCCCATCTTCACGCTCTTCTTGCTGAGTCGTGACCTGAACTACACGCAGATTTCGACGCTCTCGATGCTCTACGCGGTCCTGACCGTCGCTGGCGAGATTCCGACCGGCTACGTCGGCGACCGAATCGGCCGCCGAAACAGTCTGCTGGCGAGTTCGGCGTTCATGACCCTCTCCATCCTCGGTTTCGTCGTCGTCCAGTCGTACCTCGGTCTCGCCGTCCTCTACGTCCTCTGGACGCTCTCGCTGGTGTTCCGCTCCGGGTCGGGCGACGCGTGGCTCTACGACACGCTCGAAGCCGAACTCGACGAAGGCCGATTCGCCTACGTTCGGGGCCGCGGCGGGTCTGTCAACAGCGCGGTGACCGTCGTCACGATGCTCGCGGGCGGCGTCCTCTACAGCGTCGAACCGACTCTGCCGTTCCTCGCGTCCGGGGTCCTGAACGGTGCGGGAGTGCTGGTCCTGCTCACACTGCCGAAGAACCGCCAGTACTCGGAGAATGGTGACGGTGTCGAGGGAGCGCACGACAGCGAAGACACCTTCACCATCCTCGAAGCGCTCCCCGTCCTCCGGCGGCAACTCGCGCGCCCGCCACTGCGCTCGTTCGTCGTCTACGCCGCGCTGTTCTTCGGCGTCGTCGCGGCCGTCAACACCTACGTCCAGCCTATCAGCACCCGTACGCTGGGCGTTCCGGAGGCGTCGATGGGTGTGCTGTACGCCGCGTTCACTGCTGTCTCTGCCGTGACAAGCTACTACGCCGGAGCGGTGCAGGACCGGTTTGGCGTCCGCGGTGCGATGCTGGTCGTGCCGGTGTTGGTCGGCGTCTTCCTGCTCGCGCCGCTACTCTGGCCCCTGCTCGCGTTCCCGGCGTTCTTCGTTCTCCGGGGGTCGAGTACGCTCCTCCGGCCCATCGTCTCGCAGTTCATCAACGACAACGCCGAGTCGGTGGGCCGCGCGACGGTCCTCAGCGCGGCGTCGATGCTGTACGCGCTGGTCAAACTTCCCTTCTACCTGCTCGGCGGCGTAGTCGCAGACGCGTACTCGGCGCTTTTTGCGGTCGGTGTCGTGGGTACGGTGTTTCTCGTCGGAATCGTGGTCGTACGTGTAGTATCCTCGCCGGTCGCCGTCGGAGACCGGGAGACGACTGCGGACTGA
- a CDS encoding cupin domain-containing protein: MEKVDIEDVNSRMGPAAVRKRLTESLGTTDVSLNYYELESGDSFAFGYHAHSDQEEVFYVQSGTVTFETGDEHFEVGAGELVRFAPGEYQQGTNEGSERVVALGLGAPKESGNLDMRRECENCGERTPNRIEMADSGEEIVTLCEQCDAETGRFD; encoded by the coding sequence ATGGAGAAGGTCGATATCGAGGACGTGAACTCTCGGATGGGTCCCGCGGCAGTGCGAAAGCGCTTGACGGAATCGCTGGGCACGACGGACGTATCGCTGAACTACTACGAACTCGAATCGGGCGACAGTTTCGCCTTCGGCTATCACGCCCACAGCGACCAAGAAGAGGTCTTCTACGTCCAGTCCGGCACCGTAACGTTCGAAACAGGCGACGAACACTTCGAAGTCGGTGCGGGTGAACTCGTTCGGTTCGCTCCCGGCGAGTACCAGCAGGGGACGAACGAAGGGTCCGAGCGCGTCGTCGCGCTCGGACTCGGCGCGCCCAAGGAGTCGGGCAACCTCGACATGCGACGCGAGTGCGAGAACTGTGGGGAACGAACGCCGAACCGCATCGAGATGGCGGACTCTGGTGAGGAAATCGTGACCCTGTGCGAGCAGTGCGACGCCGAAACTGGTCGATTCGACTGA
- a CDS encoding 4Fe-4S dicluster domain-containing protein, with translation MAIDPQFHENREKVDTHEGHDVWGPVDEPEKLGIHGTHVAVDFDLCIEDGACLEDCPVDVFEWVDSPGHPESERKADPANEAQCIDCMLCVDVCPVDAIDVDAGRA, from the coding sequence ATGGCCATTGACCCACAATTCCACGAAAACCGAGAGAAAGTAGACACCCACGAGGGCCACGACGTGTGGGGACCGGTGGACGAACCCGAGAAGTTGGGTATCCACGGCACCCACGTCGCAGTCGATTTCGACCTCTGTATCGAAGACGGCGCGTGCCTCGAAGACTGTCCGGTAGACGTGTTCGAATGGGTCGATTCGCCCGGCCATCCCGAGAGCGAACGGAAGGCCGACCCGGCGAACGAAGCGCAGTGCATCGACTGCATGCTCTGCGTAGACGTCTGCCCAGTAGACGCTATCGACGTGGACGCAGGTCGGGCCTAG
- a CDS encoding DUF6757 family protein, which yields MRCHYCDREASFAPELNGVEVGLCDQHFREQFEYLAENDALAYLRHKFDIDRPD from the coding sequence ATGCGGTGTCACTACTGCGACCGGGAGGCCTCGTTCGCGCCTGAACTCAACGGCGTCGAGGTCGGACTCTGCGACCAGCACTTCCGCGAGCAGTTCGAGTATCTCGCCGAGAACGACGCACTCGCCTATCTTCGGCACAAGTTCGACATCGACCGCCCGGACTGA
- a CDS encoding PHP domain-containing protein — MSVFADLHVHTTNSDGEMELSEVPAAARDADVSVVAITDHDRLHPDLPTPITVVDGITIVHGIELRVEPEGGERVDILGYGANPTPELIDELDRVQSDRKERGRKIIANVEGHLGVDLGLEAREGLGRPHVARAVVNHPDTDYEEIGAVFDDLIGNGGPCFVAREVTSFERGIELLNDACGLIGLAHPYRYEDPTAALELTEHLDAVERYYDYGREVDTRPLERAIADHDLVPTGGSDAHDHTLGKAGLSKPEYRHFRSAVSL; from the coding sequence ATGAGCGTTTTCGCGGACCTCCACGTCCACACGACGAACTCCGACGGCGAGATGGAACTGTCGGAGGTTCCCGCCGCCGCCCGCGACGCGGACGTTTCGGTCGTGGCGATTACCGACCACGACCGACTGCATCCCGACCTGCCGACGCCGATTACCGTCGTCGATGGCATCACCATCGTCCACGGTATCGAGTTGCGCGTCGAACCCGAGGGTGGGGAACGCGTCGATATTCTGGGCTACGGCGCGAATCCGACGCCGGAACTCATCGACGAGTTGGACCGAGTACAGAGCGACCGCAAGGAACGCGGCCGGAAGATAATCGCCAACGTCGAAGGCCACCTCGGCGTTGACCTCGGACTCGAAGCACGCGAAGGACTCGGCCGTCCGCACGTCGCCCGCGCTGTCGTGAACCACCCCGACACCGACTACGAGGAAATCGGGGCGGTCTTCGACGACCTCATCGGCAACGGCGGTCCATGCTTCGTCGCCCGCGAAGTGACGAGTTTCGAGCGCGGTATCGAACTACTGAACGACGCCTGCGGACTGATCGGACTCGCTCATCCCTACCGATACGAGGACCCGACCGCCGCACTGGAACTGACCGAGCATCTCGATGCAGTGGAGCGTTACTACGACTACGGCCGCGAGGTCGATACACGCCCCCTCGAACGCGCTATCGCCGACCACGACCTCGTGCCGACCGGCGGGAGCGACGCCCACGACCACACGCTCGGTAAGGCGGGCCTGTCGAAACCGGAGTATCGCCACTTCCGCTCTGCGGTGTCGCTCTAA
- a CDS encoding DUF5789 family protein yields MSLKQATELLADHDYPATTEQLAATHGDYELDLPNGTETIGEVLGRVDSETLQSAGEAETTLYSAVSSKAIGRKGYSDRDPTVMGTNGPEQVSF; encoded by the coding sequence ATGTCCCTGAAACAGGCGACAGAACTGTTGGCCGACCACGACTATCCGGCGACCACCGAACAACTCGCCGCAACGCACGGCGACTACGAACTCGACCTCCCGAACGGGACCGAGACCATCGGCGAAGTACTCGGCCGCGTCGATTCGGAGACGCTTCAGTCGGCGGGCGAGGCCGAGACGACGCTATACTCGGCGGTCAGTAGCAAGGCCATCGGTCGGAAGGGGTACAGCGACCGCGACCCGACGGTGATGGGGACGAACGGTCCTGAGCAAGTGAGCTTCTAA
- a CDS encoding DUF5784 family protein: protein MASPLRFRRSTERWTDDRVERDVFSPLDEKFGATYETPHYAGPNGYDTFRIEMGNGDLALFVRDDDEAFWLGNTETPSALWRTEKYTFEEIPYSVARWAQRELLGNLQVEAPWLAEYDHLSWFFLPVLFSKDGRHSSRKFFKEHAAGFPDAPRDAALDFYERLLQTGALDDYRYTMASKLGTSPHVDPVRMASAMSEFTAAKILVDADYEVTPEIEVTTGHSLDFRAESPDQDEWPLVEVTRPRPPTRRNADTPIAAVRETAETKTSGQLQKHGGGAVLFVDCSGFRDDEWSAVAAEKPAVRHRPAVVFRARPSGYVEGYQKGNLPLDLDRALQWV from the coding sequence GTGGCAAGCCCGCTCCGCTTTCGCCGCTCTACGGAGCGGTGGACCGACGACCGCGTCGAACGCGACGTTTTCTCTCCTCTCGACGAGAAATTCGGCGCGACCTACGAGACACCGCATTACGCCGGTCCGAACGGTTACGACACGTTCCGCATCGAGATGGGGAACGGCGACCTCGCGCTGTTCGTCCGAGACGACGACGAGGCCTTTTGGCTCGGAAACACCGAGACGCCGTCCGCGCTCTGGCGCACAGAGAAGTACACCTTCGAGGAGATTCCGTACTCAGTCGCCCGCTGGGCGCAACGCGAACTGCTCGGCAATCTCCAAGTCGAAGCCCCGTGGTTGGCCGAGTACGACCACCTCTCGTGGTTCTTCCTCCCGGTTCTCTTCTCGAAGGACGGCCGACACAGCTCTCGAAAATTTTTCAAAGAACACGCTGCCGGGTTCCCGGACGCTCCGCGCGACGCCGCGTTGGACTTCTACGAGCGACTGCTCCAGACCGGCGCGCTGGACGACTATCGGTACACGATGGCCTCGAAACTCGGCACGAGTCCGCACGTGGACCCGGTTCGAATGGCCTCGGCGATGAGCGAGTTCACCGCGGCGAAGATTCTCGTGGACGCCGACTACGAGGTCACGCCCGAAATCGAGGTGACGACGGGTCACTCGCTGGACTTCCGCGCGGAATCGCCAGACCAAGACGAGTGGCCGCTCGTGGAGGTCACGCGCCCACGACCACCCACGCGACGGAACGCCGACACGCCAATCGCCGCCGTTCGGGAGACGGCCGAGACGAAGACTTCGGGACAACTCCAGAAACACGGTGGCGGTGCGGTGCTGTTCGTAGACTGCTCGGGATTCCGCGACGACGAGTGGTCTGCGGTGGCGGCCGAGAAACCCGCCGTTCGGCACCGCCCTGCGGTGGTCTTCCGCGCTAGACCGTCCGGATACGTCGAGGGCTATCAAAAAGGGAACCTGCCGCTCGACTTGGACCGGGCGTTGCAGTGGGTGTGA
- a CDS encoding DUF5786 family protein yields MSMGAYDEDEHERRERKNNSVDASFDDERTTYHGKVEYDSGDSTEDLLEQFEQIKSDT; encoded by the coding sequence ATGTCAATGGGTGCCTATGACGAAGACGAACACGAACGTCGCGAGCGGAAGAACAACAGCGTCGATGCGAGTTTCGACGACGAGCGGACGACCTACCACGGAAAAGTGGAGTACGATTCGGGCGACTCCACGGAAGACCTCCTCGAACAGTTCGAGCAAATCAAGTCCGATACGTGA
- a CDS encoding YkgJ family cysteine cluster protein: MELDCQGCAGCCIDWRAIAPDPSDHERRGPRRPLDDAYNLVALTREDAREFLAAGLADALTPRLWHDEDGVEIDGVSVAAIDDSPVFFLGLRKPPKPVAPFDGDSTWLPTCVFLDPTTLQCRIHDSELYPEECAEYPGHNLELDQETECERVERAFGRPRLLDDEPPDELSALLFGPQALGQKLFVFPDAERLDGVVERVVAGELTAEDRALFVAAAVSGSPGTTSVNDDYFERAFEQATNADSWAGRAIEDWEARATAVGEDGGSAVGENAGDAIGEDAIDSTVAERVEEERGAPATPGWN, from the coding sequence ATGGAACTCGACTGTCAAGGCTGTGCTGGCTGTTGCATCGACTGGCGAGCCATCGCACCCGACCCCAGCGACCACGAGCGTCGCGGCCCGCGACGACCGCTGGACGACGCGTACAACCTCGTGGCCCTGACCCGCGAGGACGCTCGGGAGTTCCTCGCCGCCGGACTCGCCGACGCGCTGACGCCGCGACTCTGGCACGACGAGGACGGCGTCGAAATCGACGGCGTCTCTGTCGCCGCTATCGATGATTCTCCCGTCTTCTTTCTCGGCCTCAGAAAACCGCCCAAGCCGGTCGCGCCGTTCGACGGGGACTCGACGTGGCTCCCCACCTGCGTCTTTCTCGACCCGACGACTCTCCAGTGTCGGATTCACGACTCGGAACTCTACCCCGAGGAGTGCGCGGAGTACCCCGGTCACAACCTCGAACTCGACCAGGAGACGGAGTGCGAGCGCGTCGAACGCGCTTTCGGGAGACCGCGCCTCTTAGACGACGAACCGCCGGACGAACTCTCGGCGCTCTTGTTCGGCCCGCAGGCACTCGGGCAGAAACTGTTCGTCTTCCCCGACGCCGAGCGACTCGACGGTGTCGTAGAGCGCGTCGTAGCAGGCGAACTCACTGCTGAGGACCGTGCGCTGTTCGTCGCGGCCGCAGTCTCTGGTTCTCCGGGCACGACGTCAGTGAACGACGACTACTTCGAGCGAGCGTTCGAGCAGGCCACGAACGCCGACTCGTGGGCTGGTCGCGCTATCGAAGACTGGGAAGCGCGGGCGACTGCTGTCGGCGAGGACGGGGGAAGCGCCGTTGGCGAGAATGCGGGCGACGCTATCGGCGAAGACGCGATAGACTCGACGGTAGCCGAGCGAGTCGAAGAAGAGCGCGGCGCGCCTGCTACGCCGGGGTGGAACTAA
- a CDS encoding HalOD1 output domain-containing protein: MATAAALGKHSSNVHQAYHDVETDGDIANTILDALEAVSGRPAERLGVCLYDSIDPDALNDLFQPTHAADQRLSGRVWFTVGSYSVTVHASGHVFVRQTG; encoded by the coding sequence ATGGCGACCGCAGCAGCACTCGGCAAGCACTCTTCGAACGTCCACCAAGCCTACCACGACGTCGAAACCGACGGCGACATCGCGAACACGATTCTCGACGCGCTCGAAGCCGTCTCCGGCCGCCCGGCCGAGCGACTGGGCGTCTGTTTGTACGACAGCATCGACCCCGACGCGCTGAACGACCTCTTCCAACCGACGCACGCCGCCGACCAGCGGCTGAGCGGGCGCGTCTGGTTCACGGTCGGGTCGTACTCCGTGACTGTCCACGCCAGCGGCCACGTCTTCGTCCGGCAGACGGGATAG
- a CDS encoding DUF7561 family protein, whose translation MATDPCDGCGEQVHIAGGISGLWSLDHESTGGMTLEFDSDGSEHFLCFDCMDRLPDDPTAEDVAGLRS comes from the coding sequence ATGGCGACGGACCCGTGCGACGGCTGTGGCGAGCAGGTGCACATCGCGGGCGGCATTTCGGGCCTCTGGTCGCTCGACCACGAATCGACCGGTGGGATGACCTTGGAGTTCGACTCTGACGGCTCCGAACACTTCCTCTGTTTCGACTGCATGGACCGTCTGCCGGACGACCCGACGGCTGAAGACGTGGCTGGACTGCGGTCGTAG
- a CDS encoding ATP-dependent DNA helicase: MKSERIFDEFPAPSYRGNQKQALEDIKAAFDGGNDVVLVRAPTGSGKSLLARSIAGCADQPDDVAPSEATGAYYTTPQVSQLDDVAEDDLLTDLKIIRGKRNYDCILPGETDTPVNRAPCAREKGYDCSVKHRCPYFSDRAIASNREIAAMTLAYFMRTAGSEVFRKRDVCVVDEAHGLAEWAEMYAAIDLNPRTVPIWDELKVPELTDLDRAVQYAERLGNVCEREKDDLITKPELTPAEAAKRDRLQELIGELDWFVEDYRNQDSATTWVVDQPDGEGGGITIKPMNPERYLNHTVWERGNKFALLSATILNKESFCGQVGLDPDNVALVEVGHTFPVENRPLYDTTQGKMTYEHRDETLPKIARTVVRIMQHHRGEKGLIHAHSYAIQERLAERLDQMGVGDRIRTHTKDDRDDELESWKATDGEEVFLSVKMEEALDLKGDLARWQVLCKAPFLNTGDSRVAHRLEHGQWAWYYRAALRTVIQACGRVVRAPDDYGATYLADTSLLQLFERAEQDTPPWFREQVELMSDPDLPEFDPQAASRSHSSGKSRTNNRQRTRTSRSSQSNSNSQSSSNSQSDGQSRDESERNGKSGRDKKSPMADVWDVE, translated from the coding sequence GTGAAGTCCGAGCGGATTTTCGACGAGTTCCCCGCGCCCTCCTATCGCGGCAACCAGAAGCAGGCCCTCGAAGACATCAAAGCTGCCTTCGACGGCGGCAACGACGTGGTGCTGGTGCGCGCACCGACCGGGAGCGGCAAGTCCCTGCTCGCCCGCTCCATCGCTGGCTGTGCCGACCAACCGGACGACGTGGCACCGAGCGAAGCGACCGGGGCGTACTACACCACGCCGCAGGTCTCGCAACTGGACGACGTTGCGGAAGACGACCTGCTGACGGACCTCAAGATAATTCGCGGGAAGCGCAACTACGACTGCATCCTGCCGGGCGAGACCGACACCCCGGTCAATCGCGCTCCCTGTGCCCGCGAGAAGGGCTACGACTGCTCGGTCAAGCATCGCTGTCCGTACTTTTCTGATAGAGCTATCGCCAGCAATAGGGAGATTGCGGCGATGACGCTGGCGTACTTCATGCGCACCGCTGGCTCGGAGGTGTTCCGCAAGCGCGACGTTTGCGTCGTGGACGAAGCGCACGGACTCGCCGAGTGGGCCGAGATGTACGCGGCAATCGATCTGAACCCTCGGACAGTACCCATCTGGGACGAACTGAAGGTGCCCGAACTGACGGATTTGGACAGAGCAGTCCAGTATGCCGAGCGACTGGGCAACGTCTGCGAGCGCGAGAAAGACGACCTCATCACGAAACCCGAGTTGACGCCCGCCGAGGCCGCCAAGCGCGACCGCTTGCAGGAACTCATCGGCGAGTTGGACTGGTTCGTCGAAGACTACCGCAACCAAGACAGCGCGACGACGTGGGTCGTGGACCAGCCAGACGGCGAGGGTGGCGGCATCACGATCAAACCGATGAACCCCGAGCGGTACCTCAACCACACTGTCTGGGAACGGGGCAACAAGTTCGCGCTCCTCTCGGCGACGATTCTGAACAAAGAGTCGTTCTGCGGGCAGGTTGGCTTGGACCCCGACAACGTCGCACTCGTGGAGGTCGGCCACACCTTCCCCGTGGAAAATCGCCCGCTGTACGACACCACGCAGGGGAAGATGACATACGAACACCGCGACGAGACCCTCCCGAAGATTGCCCGCACGGTCGTCCGAATCATGCAACACCACCGCGGCGAGAAGGGCCTGATTCACGCCCACTCCTACGCGATTCAGGAGCGACTCGCCGAGCGACTCGACCAGATGGGTGTCGGCGACCGGATTCGCACGCATACGAAAGACGACCGCGACGACGAACTGGAGTCGTGGAAGGCCACCGACGGCGAGGAGGTCTTCCTCTCGGTGAAGATGGAGGAAGCACTCGACCTGAAAGGCGACCTCGCGCGCTGGCAGGTGCTGTGCAAAGCTCCGTTCCTCAACACGGGCGACTCGCGGGTCGCCCACCGCCTCGAACACGGCCAGTGGGCGTGGTACTACCGCGCCGCGCTCCGAACCGTGATTCAGGCCTGCGGGCGCGTCGTCCGTGCCCCCGACGACTACGGCGCGACGTACCTCGCGGACACGAGTCTGCTCCAGTTGTTCGAACGCGCCGAGCAGGACACCCCGCCGTGGTTCCGCGAGCAGGTCGAGTTGATGAGCGACCCAGACCTGCCGGAGTTCGACCCGCAGGCCGCGAGCAGAAGCCACAGTAGCGGGAAAAGTCGGACGAACAATCGACAGCGAACGCGGACTTCGCGGTCGTCGCAGTCGAACAGTAATTCGCAGTCGAGTAGCAACTCGCAGTCGGACGGGCAGTCACGTGACGAATCGGAGCGCAACGGGAAGTCCGGCCGCGACAAGAAGAGTCCGATGGCGGACGTGTGGGACGTAGAGTAG